A single window of Populus nigra chromosome 17, ddPopNigr1.1, whole genome shotgun sequence DNA harbors:
- the LOC133676929 gene encoding uncharacterized protein LOC133676929 isoform X2, which yields MVRVRASSAAHTVMEGSGSISDPHRGGGGNSNSSSSLTSSSRWYGMLSASSIIQAPISSLLEYSGLLRTTRSNHQENESLIPGGPGGGGHGSSRHDDSSASVVPNNGEVSIRIIGAGEHERDGSGGLVVGQVGGAQNEVLGQQQMMGADALQGDLRSDRGGGDAADGAGGQQSSSVSGDGEAADEAGGNGRDSTYQRYDIQQVARWIEQVLPFSLLLLVVFIRQHLQGFFVTIGIAVVMFKSNDILRKQTALKGERKISVLVGISLAFMVHVVAVYWWYQNDDLLYPLIMLPPKSIPPFWHAIFIIMVNDTLVRQAAMAFKCVLLIYYKNSRGRNYRRQGQMLTLVEYLILLYRALLPAPVWYRFFLNKEYGSLFSSLMTGLYLTFKLTSFVEKVQSFFSALKALSRKEVHYGAHATSEQVNAAGDLCAICQEKMHAPILLRCKHIFCEDCVSEWFERERTCPLCRALVKPADLRSFGDGSTSLLFQIF from the exons atggttagggttagggcATCATCTGCTGCTCATACGGTGATGGAAGGTTCAGGGAGTATCTCTGATCCGCACAGAGGTGGAGGTGGAAATAGTAATAGCAGCAGCAGCTTGACTTCTTCTTCGAGGTGGTATGGAATGCTATCGGCTTCTAGTATTATTCAAGCGCCCATTTCTTCTTTGTTAGAGTATTCTGGTCTTTTAAGAACGACTCGTTCGaatcatcaagaaaatgagTCTTTGATTCCTGGTGGTCCTGGTGGAGGGGGACATGGTTCTAGTAGACATGATGATTCGTCGGCTTCAGTGGTGCCTAATAATGGAGAGGTTTCCATTAGGATAATTGGGGCGGGAGAGCATGAGAGGGACGGTTCTGGTGGATTGGTTGTTGGGCAAGTAGGTGGGGCACAAAATGAGGTGTTGGGGCAGCAGCAAATGATGGGTGCGGATGCTCTTCAGGGTGATTTGAGGAGTGATCGTGGAGGAGGAGATGCAGCTGATGGCGCTGGTGGTCAGCAGAGTTCAAGTGTGAGTGGGGATGGGGAGGCTGCAGATGAGGCTGGGGGTAATGGAAGGGATTCAACTTACCAGAGATATGATATTCAGCAAGTTGCTAGGTGGATTGAGCAAGTGcttcctttttctttgcttcTATTGGTTGTCTTCATTCGCCAGCATTTGCAAg GTTTCTTTGTTACAATTGGAATTGCTGTTGTCATGTTCAAGTCTAATGATATTCTACGAAAACAAACAGCTCTGAAG GGAGAGAGGAAAATCTCTGTGCTGGTTGGCATCTCACTCGCATTCATGGTCCATGTGGTTGCTGTTTATTGGTGGTATCAAAATGATGATCTTCTGTACCCATTAATCATGCTTCCTCCCAAGTCTATTCCTCCTTTCTGGCATGCTATTTTCATCATCATGGTGAATG ATACTTTGGTCCGACAGGCCGCAATGGCATTCAAATGTGTTCTGTTAATTTATTACAAGAACAGTAGAGGCCGAAATTACCGCAGGCAG GGTCAAATGCTTACTTTGGTTGAGTATCTGATTCTGCTGTACCGTGCCTTGTTGCCTGCACCAGTCTGGTACCGTTTCTTTTTAAACAAAGAATATGGGAGCCTCTTTTCGTCACTAATGACTGGGTTGTATCTAACTTTCAAGCTCACTTCTTTTGTTGAGAAG GTGCAATCCTTCTTTTCTGCGTTGAAGGCGCTATCACGTAAAGAGGTGCACTATGGGGCACATGCAACATCAGAGCAG GTCAATGCAGCAGGAGATCTGTGTGCCATATGCCAGGAAAAGATGCATGCTCCTATACTACTTCGATGCAAACACATCTTTTGTGAGGATTGTGTATCAGAATG GTTTGAGAGGGAAAGGACATGCCCCTTGTGCAGGGCTTTGGTCAAACCTGCAGATCTCAGATCATTTGGTGATGGTTCAACTAGTTTATTATTCCAGATATTCTAA
- the LOC133676929 gene encoding uncharacterized protein LOC133676929 isoform X3, whose translation MEGSGSISDPHRGGGGNSNSSSSLTSSSRWYGMLSASSIIQAPISSLLEYSGLLRTTRSNHQENESLIPGGPGGGGHGSSRHDDSSASVVPNNGEVSIRIIGAGEHERDGSGGLVVGQVGGAQNEVLGQQQMMGADALQGDLRSDRGGGDAADGAGGQQSSSVSGDGEAADEAGGNGRDSTYQRYDIQQVARWIEQVLPFSLLLLVVFIRQHLQGIAGFFVTIGIAVVMFKSNDILRKQTALKGERKISVLVGISLAFMVHVVAVYWWYQNDDLLYPLIMLPPKSIPPFWHAIFIIMVNDTLVRQAAMAFKCVLLIYYKNSRGRNYRRQGQMLTLVEYLILLYRALLPAPVWYRFFLNKEYGSLFSSLMTGLYLTFKLTSFVEKVQSFFSALKALSRKEVHYGAHATSEQVNAAGDLCAICQEKMHAPILLRCKHIFCEDCVSEWFERERTCPLCRALVKPADLRSFGDGSTSLLFQIF comes from the exons ATGGAAGGTTCAGGGAGTATCTCTGATCCGCACAGAGGTGGAGGTGGAAATAGTAATAGCAGCAGCAGCTTGACTTCTTCTTCGAGGTGGTATGGAATGCTATCGGCTTCTAGTATTATTCAAGCGCCCATTTCTTCTTTGTTAGAGTATTCTGGTCTTTTAAGAACGACTCGTTCGaatcatcaagaaaatgagTCTTTGATTCCTGGTGGTCCTGGTGGAGGGGGACATGGTTCTAGTAGACATGATGATTCGTCGGCTTCAGTGGTGCCTAATAATGGAGAGGTTTCCATTAGGATAATTGGGGCGGGAGAGCATGAGAGGGACGGTTCTGGTGGATTGGTTGTTGGGCAAGTAGGTGGGGCACAAAATGAGGTGTTGGGGCAGCAGCAAATGATGGGTGCGGATGCTCTTCAGGGTGATTTGAGGAGTGATCGTGGAGGAGGAGATGCAGCTGATGGCGCTGGTGGTCAGCAGAGTTCAAGTGTGAGTGGGGATGGGGAGGCTGCAGATGAGGCTGGGGGTAATGGAAGGGATTCAACTTACCAGAGATATGATATTCAGCAAGTTGCTAGGTGGATTGAGCAAGTGcttcctttttctttgcttcTATTGGTTGTCTTCATTCGCCAGCATTTGCAAg GAATTGCAGGTTTCTTTGTTACAATTGGAATTGCTGTTGTCATGTTCAAGTCTAATGATATTCTACGAAAACAAACAGCTCTGAAG GGAGAGAGGAAAATCTCTGTGCTGGTTGGCATCTCACTCGCATTCATGGTCCATGTGGTTGCTGTTTATTGGTGGTATCAAAATGATGATCTTCTGTACCCATTAATCATGCTTCCTCCCAAGTCTATTCCTCCTTTCTGGCATGCTATTTTCATCATCATGGTGAATG ATACTTTGGTCCGACAGGCCGCAATGGCATTCAAATGTGTTCTGTTAATTTATTACAAGAACAGTAGAGGCCGAAATTACCGCAGGCAG GGTCAAATGCTTACTTTGGTTGAGTATCTGATTCTGCTGTACCGTGCCTTGTTGCCTGCACCAGTCTGGTACCGTTTCTTTTTAAACAAAGAATATGGGAGCCTCTTTTCGTCACTAATGACTGGGTTGTATCTAACTTTCAAGCTCACTTCTTTTGTTGAGAAG GTGCAATCCTTCTTTTCTGCGTTGAAGGCGCTATCACGTAAAGAGGTGCACTATGGGGCACATGCAACATCAGAGCAG GTCAATGCAGCAGGAGATCTGTGTGCCATATGCCAGGAAAAGATGCATGCTCCTATACTACTTCGATGCAAACACATCTTTTGTGAGGATTGTGTATCAGAATG GTTTGAGAGGGAAAGGACATGCCCCTTGTGCAGGGCTTTGGTCAAACCTGCAGATCTCAGATCATTTGGTGATGGTTCAACTAGTTTATTATTCCAGATATTCTAA
- the LOC133676929 gene encoding uncharacterized protein LOC133676929 isoform X1: MVRVRASSAAHTVMEGSGSISDPHRGGGGNSNSSSSLTSSSRWYGMLSASSIIQAPISSLLEYSGLLRTTRSNHQENESLIPGGPGGGGHGSSRHDDSSASVVPNNGEVSIRIIGAGEHERDGSGGLVVGQVGGAQNEVLGQQQMMGADALQGDLRSDRGGGDAADGAGGQQSSSVSGDGEAADEAGGNGRDSTYQRYDIQQVARWIEQVLPFSLLLLVVFIRQHLQGIAGFFVTIGIAVVMFKSNDILRKQTALKGERKISVLVGISLAFMVHVVAVYWWYQNDDLLYPLIMLPPKSIPPFWHAIFIIMVNDTLVRQAAMAFKCVLLIYYKNSRGRNYRRQGQMLTLVEYLILLYRALLPAPVWYRFFLNKEYGSLFSSLMTGLYLTFKLTSFVEKVQSFFSALKALSRKEVHYGAHATSEQVNAAGDLCAICQEKMHAPILLRCKHIFCEDCVSEWFERERTCPLCRALVKPADLRSFGDGSTSLLFQIF; encoded by the exons atggttagggttagggcATCATCTGCTGCTCATACGGTGATGGAAGGTTCAGGGAGTATCTCTGATCCGCACAGAGGTGGAGGTGGAAATAGTAATAGCAGCAGCAGCTTGACTTCTTCTTCGAGGTGGTATGGAATGCTATCGGCTTCTAGTATTATTCAAGCGCCCATTTCTTCTTTGTTAGAGTATTCTGGTCTTTTAAGAACGACTCGTTCGaatcatcaagaaaatgagTCTTTGATTCCTGGTGGTCCTGGTGGAGGGGGACATGGTTCTAGTAGACATGATGATTCGTCGGCTTCAGTGGTGCCTAATAATGGAGAGGTTTCCATTAGGATAATTGGGGCGGGAGAGCATGAGAGGGACGGTTCTGGTGGATTGGTTGTTGGGCAAGTAGGTGGGGCACAAAATGAGGTGTTGGGGCAGCAGCAAATGATGGGTGCGGATGCTCTTCAGGGTGATTTGAGGAGTGATCGTGGAGGAGGAGATGCAGCTGATGGCGCTGGTGGTCAGCAGAGTTCAAGTGTGAGTGGGGATGGGGAGGCTGCAGATGAGGCTGGGGGTAATGGAAGGGATTCAACTTACCAGAGATATGATATTCAGCAAGTTGCTAGGTGGATTGAGCAAGTGcttcctttttctttgcttcTATTGGTTGTCTTCATTCGCCAGCATTTGCAAg GAATTGCAGGTTTCTTTGTTACAATTGGAATTGCTGTTGTCATGTTCAAGTCTAATGATATTCTACGAAAACAAACAGCTCTGAAG GGAGAGAGGAAAATCTCTGTGCTGGTTGGCATCTCACTCGCATTCATGGTCCATGTGGTTGCTGTTTATTGGTGGTATCAAAATGATGATCTTCTGTACCCATTAATCATGCTTCCTCCCAAGTCTATTCCTCCTTTCTGGCATGCTATTTTCATCATCATGGTGAATG ATACTTTGGTCCGACAGGCCGCAATGGCATTCAAATGTGTTCTGTTAATTTATTACAAGAACAGTAGAGGCCGAAATTACCGCAGGCAG GGTCAAATGCTTACTTTGGTTGAGTATCTGATTCTGCTGTACCGTGCCTTGTTGCCTGCACCAGTCTGGTACCGTTTCTTTTTAAACAAAGAATATGGGAGCCTCTTTTCGTCACTAATGACTGGGTTGTATCTAACTTTCAAGCTCACTTCTTTTGTTGAGAAG GTGCAATCCTTCTTTTCTGCGTTGAAGGCGCTATCACGTAAAGAGGTGCACTATGGGGCACATGCAACATCAGAGCAG GTCAATGCAGCAGGAGATCTGTGTGCCATATGCCAGGAAAAGATGCATGCTCCTATACTACTTCGATGCAAACACATCTTTTGTGAGGATTGTGTATCAGAATG GTTTGAGAGGGAAAGGACATGCCCCTTGTGCAGGGCTTTGGTCAAACCTGCAGATCTCAGATCATTTGGTGATGGTTCAACTAGTTTATTATTCCAGATATTCTAA